One Propionispora hippei DSM 15287 genomic window, GTCCGCCGGAGCTTAGATTTGATTATTGGAATACCCGGATTCACGGCATTACGGCGGCCGATGTGGCCGATAAAGCTAGCTTTGCCGAGCTGTGGGACCGGATAAGGCCCCACTTGGATAATAAAATCGTGATCGCTCATAATGCGGCCTTTGACATAGGGGTGCTGCGCAGTGTACTGGCTGTGTATAAGCTGCCCAAGCCGTCCTTCCGGTACGCCTGTACCGTGGAGATAGCCAAAAAGGCCTGGACAGGACTGGATAATTATAAACTGTCCACGCTGGCCAGCCGGTTTTCCATTGACTTTGAGCATCATAATGCTCTGCACGATGCGCGGACCTGCGCCGTGCTGGCCTTGCGGGCCGGACAGGAAACAGCGGCGCAGGATTTTTTGCACCTGGCCGAACTATTGCAGGTTAAGGTTAGAGAATTTTAGTGGAACTGCTGCTGTGACATGAATACAGCCGTGGTTCAGGAGCGGTTATGTTTGCGTAACAGGCCGCCGAATGGAAAAAGGAGATAGTATGAAGTTATATATTGCCGAAAAGCCCAGCATGGGAGCGGAAATTGCCAAATGCCTGCCAGGGCCGTTAAGCCGCCGGGACGGTTATATCGTAACCGGCGACGGCGTGGTCACCTGGGGCTTTGGCCATATCCTGCGGCAGGCGGAACCCGATGAGTACGATGCCAAATATGAAAAATGGCGGATGGAGGATTTGCCGATCATTCCGGACGAATGGAAGCTGATGATTGCCGAATCGTCCAAAAAACAATTTGAGATTGTCCGGCGGCTGATTGACGAGGCCGCTGAGATTGTTCATGCCGGTGACCCTGACCGGGAGGGGCAGCTCCTAATTGACGAGGTGCTGGACTATGTGGATAACCGCAAACCGGTTAAGCGGATTTTACTGCAGGCGCTGGATGAAAAAAGCATTCGTCAGGCCATTGGGCGTTTGCGGGAAAATCAGGAATTTTTTAATCTGAAACAATCGGCCCTGGCCCGCTCGCGAGCCGACTGGCTGATCGGCATGAATGTGTCACGGGCCTATACGCTGGCCGCCCAGCAGGCCGGGCACCGCATCACGCTGCCGGTCGGCCGGGTGAAAACCCCGACGCTGGCCCTGGTGGTGCGCCGGGAACGGGAAATCGCCGATTTTAAGCAGGAAAACTATTTTACGGTGAAGGCCGATTTTGCCCATGCCAACGGCAACTTTACCGCCTATTGGAAACCGCGGGAGGGACAGGCCGGGCTGGACAGCGAAGGGCGCCTGGCCGACAAGGCCGTTATGGAAGAGCTGCTGGCGCGGTTGACGGACAGTCAGGCCCCGGCGGTCATTACCGCCTGTGAGACGACGGATAAACGGGAACCACAGCGGCTGCCGCTGTCGCTGTCGGCCCTTCAGGTGCTGGCCGGCAAGCGCTACGGCTACAACCCACAGCATGTGCTGGATACGGCGCAGAAGCTGTATGAGAAAAAACTGACCAGCTATCCCCGTTCGGACTGTGACTATTTGCCTGAATCGCAGC contains:
- a CDS encoding 3'-5' exonuclease — its product is MNYVAIDFETANRSRSSVCSMAAVTVEAGRIVRSAYSLIRPPELRFDYWNTRIHGITAADVADKASFAELWDRIRPHLDNKIVIAHNAAFDIGVLRSVLAVYKLPKPSFRYACTVEIAKKAWTGLDNYKLSTLASRFSIDFEHHNALHDARTCAVLALRAGQETAAQDFLHLAELLQVKVREF